The following coding sequences lie in one Clarias gariepinus isolate MV-2021 ecotype Netherlands chromosome 27, CGAR_prim_01v2, whole genome shotgun sequence genomic window:
- the LOC128515392 gene encoding fatty acid-binding protein, brain-like: MDKFIGTWKLVSSENFDHFMDRVGVEHEKKTFAHDAQPILKISQKGDKVVFLIESIVGAHKYSFKLSEEFQNKSQDGRSWKSVVNLEGDKLIEMLTWDKVELTVVHEIKDKKLFKTFKVHDAVAVRIFERV, translated from the exons ATGGATAAATTCATTGGAACCTGGAAGCTTGTTAGTTCAGAGAACTTCGACCACTTCATGGACAGAGTCG GTGTTGAACATGAAAAGAAAACTTTTGCACATGATGCTCAACCAATCCTCAAAATTTCCCAAAAGGGTGACAAGGTGGTCTTTCTAATAGAGTCCATTGTTGGTGCACACAAATACTCTTTTAAACTGAGTGAGGAGTTCCAGAATAAATCACAGGATGGCAGGTCCTGGAAA TCGGTTGTGAACCTAGAAGGAGACAAACTCATTGAGATGTTAACCTGGGATAAGGTTGAATTGACCGTTGTCCATGAGATCAAGGATAAGAAACTGTTTAAG ACATTTAAAGTCCATGATGCCGTGGCAGTGCGCATCTTTGAGAGGGTTTGA